A genomic segment from Flavobacterium sp. 9R encodes:
- a CDS encoding DUF6702 family protein, giving the protein MKKTALFFGLFFLTISLSSFEMHKFYVAIFQVQFVPEKKRIQITSRIFLDDLNKALEKKYHKRTSIGIGTEKPEELLLLKKYFSENLILKVNGQSQSLNYLSSEVEEDVLVTYLTIKEITKIQNLNIQNSLLMDWNSEQQNIMHFTANGTKNSLNFSDSSKIQMLKY; this is encoded by the coding sequence ATGAAAAAAACTGCTTTATTCTTCGGACTATTCTTCTTAACCATTAGCCTTTCGTCCTTTGAAATGCATAAATTTTATGTGGCTATATTTCAAGTTCAATTTGTTCCTGAAAAGAAGAGAATACAAATCACTTCTAGAATTTTCTTAGATGATTTAAACAAAGCTTTAGAAAAAAAATACCATAAAAGAACTTCTATTGGAATAGGCACTGAAAAACCAGAAGAACTGCTTTTGCTAAAAAAATACTTTTCAGAAAATTTAATTCTAAAAGTAAATGGACAATCTCAATCACTAAACTACCTATCAAGCGAGGTTGAAGAAGATGTTCTGGTTACTTATCTGACAATTAAAGAAATTACAAAAATTCAAAACCTAAACATTCAGAATTCTTTATTGATGGATTGGAACTCAGAGCAACAAAACATCATGCATTTTACAGCAAATGGCACAAAAAACAGCCTAAACTTTAGCGATTCATCAAAGATACAAATGTTAAAGTACTAA